One window of Nitrospirota bacterium genomic DNA carries:
- a CDS encoding Crp/Fnr family transcriptional regulator codes for MTIKALKSIDLFKNLSDEELKELEPYLTATWYKKKEDIFSEGDQPEWFYIVAKGKVKITKISHDGKEIILEIISPTDIFGGVAVIRGFPYPANAVAMEDTEVLKISRRNLLRLVDRFPNLMYCIALQLGDRMKSSYDSLKNIALERVEARIAALLLKLANKVGVETKGGTLIDMRLTKQDVADMVGTTVETSIRTFSKFKKEGLLTDSDGKFIIKDKEGLMALSS; via the coding sequence GTGACCATCAAGGCCCTGAAGAGCATAGACCTGTTCAAGAACCTGTCCGATGAGGAACTGAAGGAACTGGAACCCTATCTGACGGCTACCTGGTACAAGAAGAAAGAGGACATCTTTTCAGAAGGCGACCAGCCCGAATGGTTCTATATCGTGGCGAAGGGCAAGGTCAAGATCACGAAGATATCCCATGACGGGAAGGAGATCATCCTCGAGATCATTTCCCCCACGGACATCTTCGGCGGTGTTGCCGTGATCCGCGGCTTCCCCTACCCGGCGAACGCAGTCGCCATGGAGGACACCGAGGTGCTGAAGATCTCCCGGAGGAACCTGCTGCGGCTCGTGGACCGGTTCCCGAACCTTATGTACTGTATCGCGCTCCAGCTCGGGGACCGCATGAAGAGCTCCTACGATTCGCTCAAGAACATCGCACTGGAGCGCGTCGAAGCCAGGATCGCGGCGCTCCTGCTCAAGCTGGCGAACAAGGTCGGCGTGGAAACCAAGGGCGGGACCCTGATCGACATGCGGCTGACCAAACAGGACGTCGCCGATATGGTCGGGACCACGGTGGAGACCTCGATCAGGACCTTCAGCAAGTTCAAGAAGGAGGGGCTGCTGACGGACAGCGACGGCAAGTTCATCATCAAGGACAAGGAAGGCCTGATGGCATTGTCGTCTTAG